The stretch of DNA AAATGAAGCAGACAAAAGGATAAGCAACAAATAAAATATTAATAAATCATACCATAAAAATTAAATGGTTTGTAAATTTGATTAAACTTGGCATCTACTGTAATATCTTTCATGCATTGGGTAATATATGTTCAGAATAGACTTCTAAAAGCTATAACAAACTGGAAAACTGTCCTCTAAAGCTCTCGACTACTCACCATACACAGCCTTCCCGGTTTAGACATCTATCTTCTGGATAAACTGGATAAGTGGATATGTATACATATATTCCACGACCAAACTGTTACTCCATAGTTTTCGGGTAACATATTATTTTAGCTGAAGGAGATTCCGTACCAGATTTCTGTGATAGTGTTTCTTTGTATTGTGCAATAATTCCAAACCCAACTAAATTCAAAATTTACTGAATTGAGTTGTCTAGAACTTCTTGTGTTTTCATCATGGATTTACAGTGTCCCATACTGATTGATAAACTCAATATTTTCTACCATTTACCCAAAAATAAATTAAATTGCAAGAATGTTACGATGTTTGATTTTCATATTTTCCTTTCAGCTTATGTGGTTAATCAGTTATGCTTAGTGCATTACAGTACTTTCTGGTACTACTGTAACAGCATAAGCATGTAAAGGAAACTGTTAGGTATAATTCCATAAAAAGTGGAATTACAGAAGTTGACTTTAGAGAGTTGTGTTGTGGatgttttgagtcatttcttAAGCTGATCATTTCTGTAACTGAGTAATAAGTGGAAGCTCCCAACTCTCAAAGTCATTTCTTAAATTTCCTGAAATCAATTTAGCACAGAATTTATTGGAAGTCAAAAGTAATATATATTCTAAAACTGAAAATGGACATGCGAAAGGTATACAAGGCTCAGCGAAATTTATAAGCAACAAAGAAAAATGGTTGAAACAGAAGTCATGTAAGTCAAAATACGTACATATTGCAACGTAGAGAGCAATGCTCGTAGATTTCCTTCCTTTCCATTTGACCATCTCTTGACTTCAGGATCAAGGAATTCAGCCAATCTCTGTATCAAAGATATATGAACACCAGATTGCAGAAGAAAAGACTATTAAGAAACAGTGCAATATGTTTGCCTTCCTGGTGAGTGATAACTTATTGTCTTACGTGTTTTTCTGTTTGCTCCCTCTGAGCCAGCATGTCCCGCATATTCTTTTCGGCTAGAGCTTTTTCCTGAAAATTGGTGATGATGAAACTACCAATAGATGTCAAGACTAACAAGTGAAGGAGAAAACAAAACATCTGAGTATACCGCTCGTTCAGCTGTCCGTTGGTGCCTCTCCGATCTTGCTTTGTGTCTTAGCGCTGATTCAAACTCAGTTGCTGTAAATAAATGCCAAAACATTCAAATAAGGCAAAGAACATAAAGTTCCCACAAATCATCATCACATAACATACTGTAAAAAATATTACAGGAAAAGGTTACGATGACATGACAAAAATTGTCCCCCCTTATACAGGGAAAAAGGTTAGAAACACTTCTGGATATCAGCAGTACCTTGATTACAAGAATCTGTGCTTCTTCCATGGTCGTTAGAAGCTGTCTTCTGAAATTGTGTGTCCTATTTATTATCCAGCATCAAGACCAAGGATGAGAAATTACTTAGGGCATCATTAGTAGCTGCTTAGAGTAAATAAAAAAATAGTTTGGTAGCTGTGCCAAAAAGTCTTTTGTAACAACATCAGTTACCTGATTAGTAGCCTTAAAACTATCTTTGAATGGGACCCTGGCCTTTTCTATTCGCTCCTTAGCATCTGCAGCAGCCTTTGCCTTTTCAATTGCCCTCTCTCGAGCTTCTGCAGTTGCTCTCTCAACTGCTGCACGTTCCACTTTTATTCTAGCTTCTCTAGAAGCCTTCTCTGCAACTGCCTCATCACTTGCCTTCTCTTTAACTCGTGCTTCTGCAGACGCTCTTTGTCGTGAAGAGGTAATCCTTTCTAATGCTATTCTTTCAGCCTTTGTACGAGCCTCAGCGAATGCCCTCTCATGAGCTTCTCTGGTAGCCCTCTGAACAGCAAGCCTATCTTTTGCCcgctccctctccctctccttctctTCTAGTTCTCTAATTGGTTTCTCCTTACTTTGTTCTTTTTCCATTTTGTATTCCCTTTCTTTATCTTTATCTGGTCTTAGGGAGACATCCTTTTCAATTTCAATTTCTGCCTTTCTTATATCATCTCTCCCTTCAATTCTCTGGGCATCAGAGGTCTCTTTTCTTGATTTCTGAACAAACTTTGATGCACTACCCTCTCCAAAAGATTGCTGATCCTTCAAATTTACACTCGATATTTTGCCTTTGCCATCTCCTTCACTTTTGCCGCCTGTCTTTTTCCCTTGTAACGCTGTGTCTCTTATTGTCGAATATTCACTATCTGCTTTTATGCAGTTCTCTTCAAGATTTACAAGGAAAGATATGCTTTCTTCAGACGTCAGAGCAGAAATAGATTCAGCATTTTGAGGCAAGTGATGCATGCTAGTGCATGCTTCTGAGAATGAAGCATGCATATCTTTAGAACATGTGGTATAATTATTGTAATCATCGGTGATAACTTCAGCTCCAGAATGAAGTACATTACCCACCCTATTATTCTTTGCAATTATTTCTGCATATACATCATTTAGTCCTCTGGTGGCACCAGTTTCCGTGGATGTCTGGCCTTCCGCCGTATCATGGTTTAACGTTTTTTCCACCAGTGTCGTCTCACTGTTCCCTAACAAGGTATTCTTTGCTTCTTTTCCGTTACCATGGGATACAAAATCCTCAATTGTATCCATATTGTTTGCCAACTCTTGAGGTTCCAATAATGACTCCTGAGATTCTGGGAGTTGATCTGAGTGTTTGGCAGAAGTAGCACATGTTCTAACATTGTTTTCCATCAAGTCACTGTCTGCCACAAATACATTCAGCACCTCTGCTTCGTCATTTTCATCAGCATCGGTATCAGAAGTAACACTAGTTTCCTTTTCAGGAGATCCCGCATCCCAGTATACATCTTCATCTTGGGAATCTTCATGCAGGCTTTCTTTCTCCTCAATTACAAATCTCTCCATTTCTTTATGGATGAGCGTTTCTGAAGGTAGTTCAGTTATTTTTTCTTGTTCACTTTGCAGGCATGCTTCATCAACAAAACTGAACATCTTGTCTTCCTCATAAGTTTTAGCCTCCCTGTGAACTGTATTTGACAGCTTTGGGGACCACTGGTCTTCGTAATATTCTGCAGGCTCTTCTAATGTGGCTACTTTCGCTTGAATCGTCTCAATTTCATCAATGATAGGAACTTCCGGATGTTCATCTGATATTTGATTCCTTGCGGAAGTGCAAAGTGTCTCATCAGCACATGGAATCTCAAGTCCCTCTTTATTGTTGTTTTCTTTGTCATATTTTCCTACTGGTGGAGTTTCTTCAGTACTAGCATCAGAACAATTTTGGTTACCATTGGCATGACCTACCGGTATACAAACCTTCAAAGACAAACTGGATGTATCTGGAACAACATGCAGCTTTGGAGGTATGCCATTCATACATGAAGCCTCAAATATCCCATCATCATCATGACCTTTTGGAGAATTGCTTTGCCCTACATGTTCTTTGATATGAGAATCGTTTGTTTCTTGGTATACCACCCTTTCCTCCCATAGTGAACCTTCAGGAGCTGTAGGAGCCTCATGTTCAACCACTAGAGCAGCTGTATCATCTGCTATAAGATTTACATGTAACGTTCCCAGCTCTGTTATTTCATTACAACCCAACAATTTCCCATCTCTTTCCAAATCACCTGCATTAACCCCTTCTTTTACTTTCTCAGAATGGCCATGCTTAGTGAAGGGATTTGTTGTTGGACCATTATCACCTTCACATGCAGCTGTGCTAGTTGCAGATTTCCGATGATGGCTAACCAGATCGTAGAATTCAGCATCTGATGCCCACTTGCCTAGTTGATCAACTTTACTGTCACTTTGTATTATCTGCTGAGGCTTCCCTGGAGATAGAACCCCTTTTCCGTCTTGATAACAGTCAGCTATCTTAACTGCACTACTGCCTCTGTGTTTATCCAGGAAACTTAGATTCTCATAGTTTTCCTCTTCTGCTAACTTTCTTGAGGTCAGCTTCTCTTCAAATATATTCACCTCTTCAGGACTCTTATCTTCCTTGATTTCTGTCGATTTTGTGCCTCTATGATGACCTGGCCTCTTCCGAAGTTTAAAACTGTCCCCTTTTCTCTCCATCAGTTCTTTTGCAGCTTTTAACCTCGCTTCAGCAAAATCCATTGCTTCCTTTATAGCATCAGCAGCAGCAGAGTTAGGATTGACCTCAGAATCTCTGTCAGATTTACTTTCCTTGTTATTAAGAAAATTAGATGGTAGGATTGATGGTGGCTGTACTTTGATGGGCGGTGTTTGAATATGGGTGTTGGACACCCTTAAGAATGGATAGTCGGGGGAAGGcacttcctcacttgatgctgaaTGAGTGCTAGATCTCTTGTGGTCCTTTTCATCTTCATAGAGATTTTCAGAATTGAGAAGACAAGTTGAGATATTTTGCTTCACATCCGTTGCTTCCTTTATAGCATCAGCAGCAGCAGAGTTAGGATTGACCTCAGAATCTCTGTTAGATTTACTTTCCTTCTTATTAAGAAAATTAGATGGTAGGATTGATGGTGGTTGTACATTGATGGGCGGTGTTTGAATGTGGGTGTTGGACATCCTTAAGAATGGATAGTCTGGGGAAGGtacttcctcacttgatgctgaaTGAGTGCTAGATCTCTTGTGGTCCTTTTCATCTTCATGGAGATTTTCAGAATTGAGAAGACAGGTTGAGATATGTTGCTTCTCATCCGTTACAGCATCACCATTTACAGGGAGTTGTGGTGGGCTAGTCTCCTTATTTTCATCATTAGCAGTTGCACCATTGCTCTCCTCACTTGATGCTGAATGAATGCTAGAGCTCCTGTGATCCTTTTTATCTTCATAATGATTTTCATAAATGGGAAGGCATGGAGAAATATGCTGCTTCTCATCAGCTACAGAATCACCGCTTGCAGGGAGTGGTGGTGGGCTCATCTCCTTATCTTCACCATTAGCAAGTGCACCATTGTCCATTACTGGAACATGATTCGTTGCTGAATCATTTGACAAATTGCAAGAGTCAACCACGTAACTTATTGAAGGCTCCACCATGCAAGTAGTCATTTCAACTAGATCATCTAGCCTTCCCCTGGTTGCCTTATTATATGACATGTTGAACTGTTGTTCACCATCTGGAGGAAAGGAGATTGGAGAAAACTGTTCCTCATCAAACTGTTGGTCATAGACCACATTTGGATAGTGTTGATAGAGTAGAGATGGCTCAGAATCCATTTCAGCAGATTCTTTTCTGATTGATGATCTGTAGAATTGAAAATAATGAAGAATGAGTCAGAAACAAAGCGTGTGCATTCGCTTTTTCCAATAGTAATGGAAACAAGCTTCTGTCAAACAAATGTAAAGAAGATGATGACAACACAACATTCGCAAAGCAAGTTGTCAGGTATGCCACATGCATAACACGTGCTGCTTAAATGAAAACAAAGGATTTAACTTGTGCACTCGACCTCGGTAACAGTTGAAGGATTGATCTTACAGCAAAAATGGTTAATAATGAACAGGCTCAAATCCACAAGTAATGGTTTCACATTGATTTTGAAGCCCTGTCAAGAACAGATTTCAGGAAATAAAATCCTACTTATTTGTTTTCTTGCGGGGGAAAATCCTGCTTGTTTAAATCAAAACTCAAAAGATGACACAGATGATGTGATATCTGGGCCCGGGCAGCAATTCAACACTAACAGTGTGCTTCCATTAAATCTACGTGCTTCCATGGACCACATGGAGCTGATTGTTGGCTGTAGGCTCTATGCATGAGTAGCAGCCGATGGAGTTCATCCACACACGTGGGCAATCATGAACTAACAAATGTAAGAAAGAATTTGCACTGTGGGTCAAATTACAAGATCTATATATGGAAAGCAAGTATGATTGGCCTGGTCCAAGCATTACTAATTTACACAAAAAGGGGGTATGAAAAGGCCAGGGGATGTGGGATTTCCGATAGAAGCCGAATAATCAAGCCGCTtgccaacaacaacaacaacaacaacaaagccgttaatcccaaacaagttggggtaggctagaggtgaaacccataagatctcgcgaccaattcatggttctggcacatggatagcaagcttccacgcacccctgtccaaggctagttctttggtgatactccaatccttcagatctctctttacggactcctcccatgtcaaattcggtctaccccgacCTCTCTTGACGTTATCCACACGCTTTAGCCGGccgctatgcactggagcttctggaggcctgcgctaaatatgcccaaaccatctcagacgatgttggacaagcttctcttcaatgcCATTAGTGAAAAATTGCTCCTACTCAGTAATAACTACTTTTGCTTTAAGATCTGTAAACACTTTAAGGTGGACTGCCCAAGCAAATTCTAACCAACTTAATCTCACATTAAAGGCCAACTTGGCATATTTGTTTTGTCCTATAGAAGAAACAGAATAAAGTTTGATATTTATTCTAAAAAAGGAATAAAGTTTGATATTCCTTCATGGCTTTAAGAGAGAGGTTACCAATTAGTTCATATGTGAAGAGAATTAGAAATGGCCAAGCAAAAGCACCTTTAAGAGTCACCACTCGCCAAAATGCTAAAGGCACCCTATTAGTCTATGAATCAGCTTGGTGGCAGTTGGTTACCTTCAGCAAGTTAAAGTGGATATTCATGGCATGGGAGTTAAGAGACAAGCATTTGTATTTTGGAAGATCCAACAAATTCCCAAGTGGCAAACCTTCATAAGTTGACTAGTACCACAAATATGTGAGGCCCTTGCTCAAAATAGACAAAGGAAGTCAGTCACATTTTACCACGGAACTACTGCTAAATTAGGCGGTGAATCGCAAATAAAATGCAGGAGCAGTAAGGGGAGAATTTGGTGGAAAAAGGGGTGAATACACTACATGAATAGATCTGATAGATAAATGTTTCCTTAGGAATCATGTGCTATTTCCAATCTGATAATATCTTTCCGTGAAATTGTAGTCTCCATATAGTAACTTTTAATTCATAAGTGACCATCACTGAGACGAACGTCTCACAGAAAATTCCTAGCAACAAGTACACGTACCACGCATGTGACTGATTATACTAGAAATAAGCCCTGAACAGCAGCATCTGAAATAAGATCTGAAGGTGGAGTTATGGTTTGTGCGTAACCACCCAAATTCTTCTAGTTCAAACCAACTGGAAAGGTGAGGAGAAAAGGCACCACTTGGCCCAAAAGGAATCACCTTTCTGCAAAAGAAGTGCACCCAAAACAAACAGAGGTACATATAGCGTAGCTAAACTATCCAATCGCATAGTTCCACAGTATGCATGGAGCTTAAATGGTGACAAAAGTTAGCATCTCTACCCAGCAGAGGCATTATAGTACACGTAGCTCGCAAATGACATGCCACCACACTCACCGAAAGACAAGCAGAAATTGAATAAAATCTTATAAAGGAAAAATAAAGCTACAAAGTGGTCGTGTATAGGTATAGCAACATTTGTCCTAAAAAAGCGGTGGCATTGACGCGTCATATATCGCGTAGGAAACATTCTGGGATACACGAGGAATGGCTTTATGGTGTCCAGTGTCCACCCCACGGCTCGTCGCCTCTAAACCACGATCAAACAGGGCCTAAAAATGGCGTGGAAGGCCAGCATTCTTATCCCCAAAACACAGAGCACGCAACAGTAGCACAGCGAGGGTCATAGAGAAGAAGAAACGCAAAATTCCAAGAATGAGCACAGAATCCATACCTCGAGCTCCCGCTCCATGACTCGATCTCGTCCGGCATTCCCTCCGGCTCCGCGAACATGTCCTCGTACGGCGCCGCGTACTCCCCGAAGCCGGCCCGCGTGAAGATCTCGCCGTacctccccgcgccgccgtcgctcCCCGCTGACGCCGGGGGCAGGTCGAGGTACGGGATGGAGCAGGAGGCCGCGACGCCGCCGAACACGTCCGCGTAGTCCGCCGGAGCCCCTGCGAGAGGGGGCGCGAACCGCGGGCCCCCGCCGAACACGTCCCCGTACGTGGCCGAGTCCGACGCCTTCCTCCGGTGCCTCCGCGCCCGGTGCCGCGGTGGCGGTGCGGTGGCGAGGTCCTCCATGCGGGCCTCGCGGCGAATTGGAGAATGGGGGGAGAGGGGAGCaggcaccagcagtccagcaggCAGCAGGCAGCAGCCTCGCGTCGCACTGATTCAAATAGCTTTGCTACGCTACGAGTAGAATTTGGGTTCGAGTACGGGGGGAGGAGCGGAGCTTGGGGCCTGGGGCGATTTGGGAAGTGGGCGCGGGGGGACGAGTGGTAGGTCGAGCCGGCGCCTGTAGAgctcttttgttttctttctttgtttcttttttgaTTGATGATTGGTGACATGGTTGTGCCGGTAGAGAATCCGCGTATATTTTGGGTCGACACATGGTGGAGCCCGGATGTCCAGTCACCAGCGTCCTCGCCGTCGGCCCAGGGAAGGCCAGGTTGTCTTGAACAATTTACTGGAGAGGCGACTTGACTTCTGTCCGGCAGCGGCCCCACCACACCTACTTCTACTGCAACTCACATACTGTAAAAAGAAAACTGCTCCTACTGTATGGCAACAGCTTTTCGTTTCGGCTCCCAGACTACAATTTCACTGCTCAGAATAGATCAAGAACAAATGGGTAAAACTTCAGCTCACTTGTGTGTTTAATGGCATCTTGTAATCAATCAAATATACTAACATCACTTTTCTCGGCCATGGTTGTTGTCATCACCTTCCCTCTTCCTTTCTCCGCAACATCCAGCAGCTACAAAGAACATGCCAAGAGGTTCATTGTAATACCACAAATGGAACGGAGTTTCATATCTAGCATGAACATTGCTGGAAATTTTGTATATCCTTGCGGATCTTACTAGTTGTTGCCACTCTAGCAAAGCACTCATGCTGGTAATAAATTAGACTTTTGAAAAGCTTTTCACTCACTTTCCAAGGCCTCGGTAGCAAAGCTCCTACAATATagagcaccccccccccccccccccccccgcgcgccaACCCAAAAGAAAGCTCAAAGGTTGGATACACGATATTATCTCAAATGGCAAAAACAGTGATCCTACTAAAATGGAGTTCTAGATGCATGGATCAACTGTAAGAATCGGCTTCCTCAAGGTGATCCTCTCTACCCCTATCTCTTCATTATGGTAGTTGGTCTGCTTCAACAACTTATATCGCACAATCTACATACCGAGTATCTATGTCACGTAATTTTTACTCATCTACCATCTACGATGCTTCAATTTTCGACAATACTCTAATCGTCGCAGCCGCTTCACCTTCAGCTGCTTCATCCCTCAAAGCCCTCCTCAAGGAATTTTCTCTCTCAAGTGGCCTCACCATCAACTTAACTAAAACAAGCTTTGTACCCTTACGCATTGACCAATCTAGCGCGACCACCATCGCAAACATCCTAGACCGTTACGTTTCTTCTTTCCCTCAAATTTACCTGGGCATCTCCTTGTCTCCCATTCGCCTGCCACCAAATAACTTTCATCCAATACTTGAACGCTACAAAAAGTTCCTCGCCGGTTGGCGCGCTAAGCTCCTTGCCAAAGGAGACCTCCTAATCCTTATCATAGTTGTTCTATACTCACTCTTAACCTACTCCATGTACATTTTTCAAATCCCCAAAATTTTCTAAAAGCTATTCATGCGCTTAGATGTGCCTTCTTTTGGATGGCTGAGGACACCTGCTAGGGAGCTCGGTGCCTCATAGCTTGGAATAACGTTTGCAAACCTAAAAAGTATGGTGGTTTAGGAATTAGAAACTTGCACATTCAAAATATTTGCTTACTAATGAAATTTGCTGTTAACTATCACATTCCAGATTTTTTTTCCCCAAATATGGTATGTTAAATTTTTACAGTGAATAAAAACTTTTCTAGGAAATACCTATGGTTGCCTAGGAATGCTTGTCAATGACTTTGATTTATTTGATTGTTTGCCTAGAAGGATGAAAATCCAAATGCCACTAGTGAAACCCTAGCTAGCTTTGGTAGAGACCAAGCCATTTTAAAATATTGTTGGGCAAAACGCTAACTTAAATAAGTCCCAAGAATATCAAAGCCAAAATGATTCCCCTAAAAGAATTTGAGTTGGTTTTATTTTGAAATCATTTCAAAGGCCAAAGGGAATTATTCAAAAATAGTTTTGTATTTTATTTGGCAGGAAATAATATATCATAAGTCCAAATAATAGTCTTAGCCCTCTACCATTTTCCAGATTGAATTTGAAACACTTTTGGTTTTGAAACCAAGTTCGAATTCAAAATGAAAA from Triticum urartu cultivar G1812 chromosome 3, Tu2.1, whole genome shotgun sequence encodes:
- the LOC125544209 gene encoding uncharacterized protein LOC125544209; translated protein: MEDLATAPPPRHRARRHRRKASDSATYGDVFGGGPRFAPPLAGAPADYADVFGGVAASCSIPYLDLPPASAGSDGGAGRYGEIFTRAGFGEYAAPYEDMFAEPEGMPDEIESWSGSSRSSIRKESAEMDSEPSLLYQHYPNVVYDQQFDEEQFSPISFPPDGEQQFNMSYNKATRGRLDDLVEMTTCMVEPSISYVVDSCNLSNDSATNHVPVMDNGALANGEDKEMSPPPLPASGDSVADEKQHISPCLPIYENHYEDKKDHRSSSIHSASSEESNGATANDENKETSPPQLPVNGDAVTDEKQHISTCLLNSENLHEDEKDHKRSSTHSASSEEVPSPDYPFLRMSNTHIQTPPINVQPPSILPSNFLNKKESKSNRDSEVNPNSAAADAIKEATDVKQNISTCLLNSENLYEDEKDHKRSSTHSASSEEVPSPDYPFLRVSNTHIQTPPIKVQPPSILPSNFLNNKESKSDRDSEVNPNSAAADAIKEAMDFAEARLKAAKELMERKGDSFKLRKRPGHHRGTKSTEIKEDKSPEEVNIFEEKLTSRKLAEEENYENLSFLDKHRGSSAVKIADCYQDGKGVLSPGKPQQIIQSDSKVDQLGKWASDAEFYDLVSHHRKSATSTAACEGDNGPTTNPFTKHGHSEKVKEGVNAGDLERDGKLLGCNEITELGTLHVNLIADDTAALVVEHEAPTAPEGSLWEERVVYQETNDSHIKEHVGQSNSPKGHDDDGIFEASCMNGIPPKLHVVPDTSSLSLKVCIPVGHANGNQNCSDASTEETPPVGKYDKENNNKEGLEIPCADETLCTSARNQISDEHPEVPIIDEIETIQAKVATLEEPAEYYEDQWSPKLSNTVHREAKTYEEDKMFSFVDEACLQSEQEKITELPSETLIHKEMERFVIEEKESLHEDSQDEDVYWDAGSPEKETSVTSDTDADENDEAEVLNVFVADSDLMENNVRTCATSAKHSDQLPESQESLLEPQELANNMDTIEDFVSHGNGKEAKNTLLGNSETTLVEKTLNHDTAEGQTSTETGATRGLNDVYAEIIAKNNRVGNVLHSGAEVITDDYNNYTTCSKDMHASFSEACTSMHHLPQNAESISALTSEESISFLVNLEENCIKADSEYSTIRDTALQGKKTGGKSEGDGKGKISSVNLKDQQSFGEGSASKFVQKSRKETSDAQRIEGRDDIRKAEIEIEKDVSLRPDKDKEREYKMEKEQSKEKPIRELEEKERERERAKDRLAVQRATREAHERAFAEARTKAERIALERITSSRQRASAEARVKEKASDEAVAEKASREARIKVERAAVERATAEARERAIEKAKAAADAKERIEKARVPFKDSFKATNQDTQFQKTASNDHGRSTDSCNQATEFESALRHKARSERHQRTAERAEKALAEKNMRDMLAQREQTEKHRLAEFLDPEVKRWSNGKEGNLRALLSTLQYILGSDSGWQSVPLTDLITAAAVKKAYRKATLCVHPDKLQQRGATIRQKYICEKVFDLLKEAWNKFNSAER